The genomic stretch TTTTCAGCAGTTAAGTTTGCCATTTATTATTCCCTCCTCCTATAAAAGCATAATGCAAGTGGATATAAAAATATTTATTCAACAAAGCATAATAATGTTGACAGGTTATGGGAGTATAAATACTGCAGTTAAGGCGATGAAATTTGGTGCCTATGACTACCTGACAAAGCCAGTTAATAATGATGAACTCAAGCTTGTAATAAAGAAAGCAATTGAGAGTAGAAAGCTGACAATGGAGGTAATGGACTTGCGTAGAGAACTACAGGAGAGATTTAGGTTTGGCAATATAATTGGGAAGAGTCCACAGATGCAAGATGTGTATACTTTAATTGAGACAGTGGCACCACAGGATGTGACAGTATTGATTCATGGTGATAGTGGGACTGGCAAAGAGCTTGTTGCCAAAGCTATACATTACAATAGTATGCGTAAGGATAAACCGTTCCAAATAGTAGACTGTGCGACACTGCCTGAGACATTAGTTGAGAGTGAACTATTTGGATACGAGAAGGGAGCATTTACCGGTGCTACAGGAAGGAAGATTGGTAAGTTTGACCTATCACATGGGGGTACACTGTTTTTAGATGAAATTGGGAATCTTACTCCAAATGTACAGATGAAGCTCCTTAGAGCAATACAGGAGAGAAAAATTGAGCGCCTCGGTGGTAAAGGGACTATTCCAATAGATACAAGGATAATAGCAGCTACAAACAAAAAACTTGA from bacterium encodes the following:
- a CDS encoding sigma-54 dependent transcriptional regulator; this translates as MQVDIKIFIQQSIIMLTGYGSINTAVKAMKFGAYDYLTKPVNNDELKLVIKKAIESRKLTMEVMDLRRELQERFRFGNIIGKSPQMQDVYTLIETVAPQDVTVLIHGDSGTGKELVAKAIHYNSMRKDKPFQIVDCATLPETLVESELFGYEKGAFTGATGRKIGKFDLSHGGTLFLDEIGNLTPNVQMKLLRAIQERKIERLGGKGTIPIDTRIIAATNKKLEDEVKIRKNLKKK